From Nicotiana tabacum cultivar K326 chromosome 22, ASM71507v2, whole genome shotgun sequence, one genomic window encodes:
- the LOC107799574 gene encoding xanthotoxin 5-hydroxylase CYP82C4-like — protein sequence MHFLSLFLALLISWFLALFVAHTYKSRNRASTAKNSSIGAPKAPGAWPFIGHLHLLSDPVPACRTLGLMADKYGPIFQLQLGTHPALVVSSWEMVKDCFTTNDKIFASRPKMTLSKYFYNDAVFALAPYGPYWREIRKMVTLELFTNSRLEKLKHVRASEVDCCIKELYSFCNNNNNFPTQVNLSSWFEHITCNIIIRMLAGKRFSSSVNEQSGTKEMQFKESIKKALFLGGTFVVSDVIPSLEWMDIGGHIKAMKQTFNEVDSVFDIWLKEHIQKRKDCENSNTGDDHQSDFIDVMLSTLPEETMVSGYDRDAIIKATTLILIMTASESTAETLIWTLSLLMNDRRILKIAQDELDEHVGRNRWVEESDMKNLKYLQAIVKETLRLYPPGPLAGPREAIEDCYVGKYHIRKGTRLIVNLWKLQRDSSIWENPNEFQPERWFLKEHMNINFRGQSFEYIPFSSGRRMCPGLTFGTQVVHLTLARLLHGFNISMPREEPVDLSEGLGIALPKMKPLQPLLTPRLPMELYQSL from the exons ATgcattttctctctcttttcttagCACTATTGATTTCTTGGTTCTTAGCCCTTTTTGTTGCTCACACATACAAAAGTAGAAACAGAGCTAGTACTGCAAAGAATAGTAGTATTGGGGCTCCTAAAGCTCCAGGTGCATGGCCATTCATTGGTCACCTCCATCTTCTTAGTGACCCGGTCCCAGCTTGTCGAACCCTCGGACTCATGGCTGATAAATATGGACCAATTTTTCAACTTCAGCTAGGAACCCATCCGGCTCTTGTTGTAAGCAGTTGGGAAATGGTTAAAGATTGCTTCACTACAAATGACAAAATATTTGCAAGTCGACCAAAAATGACACTAAGCAAGTACTTTTACAATGATGCTGTTTTTGCTTTGGCCCCTTATGGACCATATTGGCGTGAAATTCGCAAAATGGTGACTCTTGAACTCTTCACCAATAGCCGTCTTGAGAAACTGAAGCATGTCCGTGCATCAGAAGTTGATTGTTGTATTAAAGAATTGTACTCGTtctgtaataataataataatttcccAACACAAGTGAACTTAAGTAGCTGGTTTGAGCACATAACGTGCAACATAATTATTAGAATGCTTGCTGGGAAGCGATTTTCGAGCAGTGTTAATGAACAGAGTGGAACAAAGGAAATGCAATTCAAAGAATCAATAAAGAAAGCGTTGTTTCTTGGTGGAACTTTCGTTGTTTCGGATGTAATTCCATCGCTTGAATGGATGGATATTGGTGGCCATATTAAAGCCATGAAGCAGACCTTTAATGAAGTTGATAGTGTATTTGATATCTGGTTAAAAGAACACATCCAGAAAAGAAAAGATTGTGAGAATAGTAATACTGGAGATGATCACCAATCTGATTTTATTGATGTGATGCTTTCAACTCTTCCAGAGGAAACCATGGTGTCTGGATACGATCGTGATGCCATTATCAAGGCAACGACATTG ATACTTATCATGACTGCATCAGAGAGCACTGCGGAGACATTAATATGGACACTTTCTCTGCTAATGAATGACCGTCGCATACTGAAGATAGCCCAAGATGAGCTAGATGAGCACGTAGGAAGAAACAGATGGGTTGAAGAATCCGACATGAAAAACCTGAAATATCTACAAGCCATAGTAAAAGAAACATTACGTTTGTACCCACCTGGTCCTTTGGCAGGACCTCGAGAGGCTATAGAAGACTGTTATGTTGGCAAGTATCATATTCGAAAAGGCACTCGTTTGATTGTCAATTTATGGAAACTTCAGCGCGACTCGAGTATTTGGGAGAATCCTAATGAGTTTCAACCAGAGAGATGGTTCTTGAAGGAACATATGAACATTAATTTTAGAGGACAGAGTTTTGAGTATATTCCCTTTAGCTCTGGCAGAAGAATGTGCCCTGGTTTGACGTTTGGCACACAAGTAGTGCATTTGACACTAGCAAGATTGCTTCATGGATTCAATATATCAATGCCAAGAGAGGAACCAGTAgatttaagtgaggggttgggcaTTGCCTTGCCCAAAATGAAACCTCTTCAACCTCTTCTTACTCCCAGGCTGCCTATGGAACTCTATCAAAGTCTTTGA